From the Schistocerca piceifrons isolate TAMUIC-IGC-003096 chromosome 2, iqSchPice1.1, whole genome shotgun sequence genome, the window ggtagaattttgcgcagagcacaacttaatcatagctaacacttggttcaagaatcataaaagaaggttgtatacatggaagaagcctggagatactgacagatttcagatggattatataatgatgagacagagacttaggaaccaggttttaaactgtaagacattccaggggcagatgtagagggagaccaagagatgaatgtactaaacagattcagaaggatgtaggttgcagtaggtactgggagatgaagaaacttgcacaggatagagtagcatggagctgtatcaaaccagtctctggactgaagaccacaacaacaacaacaacataacatccAAAATACCTGACACCATAAATGAGGCTCAGTATCTCTTTCCCCTGTCAACGAAAAGTTCTTCTCTGCCACATTCAGCTAATTCGACAtgtaggctacaggatgttcttcatCAATTAATTTCTTGATGTAAAACACACTGCAAGGAATGATCAGGTGTGTCACACTGAAGCATAAACTCTGGAAATACTAGAACCAAGCTTCATGtcaaacttttctttaaattttcaagCTCGCCCTGACACTGCTCTCTCGACACGAATTTCACACCTTTCCTTAGATACTGCATGAGTGGTCACGCCACGTCAGCAAACCGTTTCAAGAATTTTCTGTAGTAATCTGGAATCATGAAAATGGAATGTAGTTTCTTAATGGTATAGATTGCATTAGCCTTGGTCTGTCTTTATTCTGCCTTTACAAACTATACAGTGTAAATAAGCTACCCCCTCCAATGCCAACGATACTTCTCTGTGCTCAACAGATGCAGCTCTCAGTCTCTTAAACACCTTCTTCAGATGTTGTCTATCGTTCTCTGTGTCTTTTGAGAATATGATGATATCATCTAGGTAAGATAGAAACTGGTGCAACCTTAGTCAGCACACCGTCCAaaacctctgaaatgttgcaggTACATTTTTCAAACCAAACAACATTCTCATGAACTAATAGTGCTCCCATGGTACCGAAAATGCTGTCTTTGGCTGGTCTTCTGGAACAATCTCCactctgaactgaaaccgtcgtaggacggaaacagtacgtttccagacataggttcctattcaaaatattatatattcACTCTCCTCTGAAAGTCCTAgacgtttgtaatgggaatttccgaacaacctgtataaccaatctgaaaccttccggcgtctccaggcctcttccgcatatacaaccttctttcatgattcttaaaccaagtgttggccatGATTTAAATATGTTCTGTgacaaaattctaacaggcggcttcctcttttattccttaccctAGTCCACATTCacttacaatttttccttctcttccttttcctactattgaattccagtccttcaccacaattaaattttcgcctctcttaactatctgaataatttcttttatcatcatacatttcatcaacctcttcatcatctgcagagctagttgacatataaatttgtactactattGTGGTTGTTTGTTtgagtctatcttggctacgataatgcgttcactatgctgtttatagtaacttacccgcatccctattctcttattcattattaaacctactcctgcgagCCGCTATCCCTGTTCAAAACTACCTCTTGGTGGTACGTTCTGGCTTTGGGGCTTACTGAAAAACTAGGAAGAAGGACTCTGagcagaaaataataatttaattgttTTCACGAGGGAAAGCAATGTGGCATTTACTACTAAAGTGGCGCCATAAGGTCACAAAACCACATGAACGACAAATTTCTCTCTCCTGTTGCGGGAAAGGAACAAACTGGGAGGCtaaatttttttttgctgttatGTTGGAGTTCAGTttctaaaatttcttggacaccaCTATCACAGTAGGAGATTTGTTTGTCTTAAACGTGATTAGACGTCACGATTTAAGAATTCGTCCTGCAGCAGAGGGCAGGTTTAGAGATTTGCATGTGGAAAATATACCTTGGAATGATTACACACCCAAGAGCGATTATGCATTTCAGGGGGGCACCTTATTGAAATGATCGGCACTGTTTGCTTATCCATTCCTTGTGGCTTTTGTCTAACAGTTCTAAACACATTTACCTTGCCCCAGTGTTCACTCTTTGTATTtacttctttgtttttattttattaatctcgTCAGTTtatgtttcttttgtgtgtgttcGCAAAGAGCGAAATAGAGATTTAATTTGGACCAATGTTATTAACTGAGTAGATAGATAAACTAGCCAGCTGTTAATCATCAGGAATATTGCAAGAACCAACACCCACAACTCACTTCTCTCATTGTGCGACCAGTCTGCAACAAATTCAGTTACGTGTCTGAGTTCATAGGGAGCGATCTGTCTCTCGGTAGGGCTGGCTGTAACAGATCACAAAAGCCACAAAAGGTTCGTGATCTCGAGTGTACGTCTTGCATGGAATTATTGGAGATTACGTAAATAGTCCATACTTTGCTTGAGAAACTTAACAAACAAAAAACATGAAATGTGGCAAGCCACTCTCTCACTTTGttggtcagattaatattcatattttagatcATGATCTCCATGTTTCCCAGTACTACATTTAGTATGTGTGGCTTATAACTTCGTTACACGAGAAAACTGTGAGCAGAATGTTCTTTTTACTGCATGTgcagcctgtagagaacttgtacccaagGAGCTATAGTGGAGGcgatggagaacagggagaaagatggattgtggCCCATAAATGGTGTGTCCAGCGACCTGACCGTGCAGATGACTCAGGGAAGCAGCGCTCTGTGAATTGTACCAGCAGAGGGGCCCTGGGCCGTGGCACTCCACTCTTCCAACTTAGGGTCAGGATAGGAGGCCGCCGGCTTGCAAAACATTTTATCTGGGACAGCTGACAGTCCGGTGTGAAGGCGACCCGATGGCGGAATGTAGGTGGAGGGACTcctgtaatctgagcttttgtgcaaacggtGGGATGGTCATAAAACTATAAGCATTCTCGTGTTAGAAGCTGGAACGATCCGATCAGAACAGCTGGTGcacatgtttagtggaggcaagactgtcaCTCCCCTGAtaccaggaagtcgccaggttcatTTAGAGAGCAGAAAAAGACATACATTTCACAGCCTTCCattagaaattggaaatggtcagcctggaaagattagatctcttcaTAAATGAGGGgctgtggtcccatctaggtagacgTGGCCACGCTTACCGTGAGAACGACACcttcctagtctaaaatcttcttttttcagatggGAGAGATTTTGAGTTGCTGATTGGCTCCCCTtaggatatgcaaagcagaggcttgctcccccCCGCGTGGGAAccctggtgctgtgtctggattagGTGCTAGGccagcagaacagtcaagagggcaggatagttcgattggtttgttcAACGTGGAGCGGGGTTTTACTGCTAAGTCGGCTCCTGTacaaggcttggtggaaagtgattgtgattctttgccttcttcgtcttctggacCTCTCCCGGTGGAGAATTTCAGGCCTTACCCTAGTGGGTGGGACTTGTGGTATGCAACTTGTGGTGGACATATTGGGTGTATACAAAAGGGTGTAGCCCACGAtttgaagattgttgagaagataattCTTTTCTATATGCAAagaaaataacatttagcatcaatGGTAAAGCAAGCGACCTCTAGCACGCACATACGATTTCTTACTAAAGTACTACCTCTTCTTCTACAGGAAGTACGACTTATAATTCGTAGACATACatcgaagtgacaaaagtcatgggatacctcctaatatcgtattgaACCTCCTTCTGGCCAGCGTAATGCAGACACTCGAcgtagcgtggactcaacaagtacctgaagaaatactgaggaatgctgcctctatagccgtccataactgaagaactgttaccggtgcaggattttgtgcacgaactcgcctctcgattatgttccataaatgctctatgggattcatgtcgggcgatctgggtagccaaatcattcgctcgaattgtccagaatgttcttcaaaggaatcgcggtcaattgtggcccggtgacatggcacattgtcgtccataaaaaatccatcgttgtttgaggtctaaggctgcaaatggtctccaatcaGTCGAAAATAACAATTTCtggtcaatgatctgttcagttggacattAGGACATacccattcgatgtaaacacagtgCGTATTATTATAGATCCACCATCCAGCTTgcgcagagccttgttgacaacttacccTACCGTCAgatcttaccaagtgaaatcgagactcatctgaccaggccacggtttttagtcgtctggagtccaactgatatGTTCACGAGTCCAGAAGAGGCGCAGCACGCTATGTCGTGCTTGTAGCGGAGGCACTCTGGTCGGTCGCCTACTGTCACAGCCTATTAACCCCAAATTTCACGCCACGGTCCTAACGGATAAAAACGTCGTATGTCCCACACGGACTTCTGCGGTTGTTTGaaatagtgttgcttgtctgttagcactgacaactctacacaaacgtctctgttctcgatcgttaagtgaaaccATCGGCcattgtgcgtggtgagaggtaatgcctgaaatttggtattctcagcacactctgtgGATCAcggaatgctgaattccctaacgatttccgaaatagaatgtcccaagcgtctagctccaaccaccattccacgttcaaagtcagttgATTCCCgttttgcggccataatcacatgacATCGGGAGTGGTATGGATTTGGGGCGGGTGTGTTGTGGAAGGGGAAGGATGTCACCTTGGAGTGTGGTGAGGAACCGTTGCCACCGCCGTAGCTGGGTGGTGGAACGACtacggatgttgaggtcggcggcaatcacgcaGGAGGAGAACGTACGGTCGATTTGGGAAAGGatgtcgaagggaataggggcagaGGGGTGGACatggatggtggcgcaggtaacggtaaggccagggaagaagagagtGAGGATCAGGTGTTCCGTAGGGTCGAGAAGGAAGTGCTGGAGCCAAACAGGGATCTGGCGGTGGGAGCCAATGGCTACCCCACCACGCGCTATCGGGAAGTGAAGGTGGTGGGGCGACATGTGTATGGGAtgttggggctggagaaaggtttcgttcaggaggaaggcatccatgcagtGGGTCATGAGGGTATGCATAAGAAGGTTCTTATTACCACATATAATCACATTAATGTCTAAGAACAGATGATAGctgcgtcaatgcactgccctttataccTCGTGTAGGCGATGCTACAGCGATAGGTAGGTCCTGTATGGGCGTACCGCTAACCGATGACTTTGGCCACCTCGGTGCGCATGGTGCCGGAGGCCCGGCTCACGTGCCTCGGGAAGCGCTTATCCAACTCTTTTCTGGTCAGCCACTGGATAGGGTGTGATTGTGCTATCAGTCGGCTTGCGCTTTCGCCTGCTTTGACGCTACTGGCTTCTTTCTCTAGAGTAGACTATTAGATGAAGTTTACGCACAAGTTGCGACGATCCAAAGGTATTTAAAACGTCGCTTTTTTTGCAGCATGTGCAATGATGTGGAAGGAATCTCTTCTGTCTGTGCTAGAAATCCTTGTACCAGTGACTGCATACGTGTGTTGCACTAGACGATGAGCATGTCGAAAACTTGATGACGTGAATGGAATTTTAAGGAAGTGTTTATACCACATACTTTTGTTATTCCCTTTTTGTTACTATCACtggtgtaattttgcagtgtaAGTCATAATGCGGAGTCATTTTTTGATTTCCTGTTGCATAAATTCATTCAATTTTTGACGTGCATCTTTCAATACTCTGGCAGAAACAAGAGCAGAACTGTTTCCGTAGGTAACTTTTGAATCATCTCTAGATGCCACGTCCTTAGCCTAGCAGTTGGAGTATCGGCCCGACGACATGTGGCCAAGCGTGATTAGTATAAGATTTAAATCAAACTTTTCTCAGTTATTACATTTATGTAAACAGACTCTCTTAGTTGCCGTGAGCAGTAGCGCACCATCACCCGTACAGCACGAACCGCATAAGACAACAATCGTTTTCAtattcaaaacagataaatcaTAAAAGTTTTCGACAGCGCTGAGCCAGTCAAACAgtatttttttgaaagaaaacacCGCCATTAAACTGTAAactgtatatttctgtatttttcttgtgTAGAATCTAGATTTTGGCTTTCACGTCATTATCGAGTACAACGTTCTTGACCATTAACATCGTTTTGCAGTGCGTTGTCCAGGATGACAAATACACAGTTCAACACATTTGCTTAACATTGATAGAAATAGTACAAAATTAGGGTCTTGCAGGAATGCAGCAGATTATCGTACAAGTACGTTGTATCTGGTAAAGTCAGACCAAGGCAGGtaaatttttagtttttactattaaaaacagtcttgatcacaaattatttattccggtgaccggtttcgagcgcaactgtggtcatcttcagatctatgagtaagaacctcctcctAGTGGTAAATTTaccaccggaataaataatttgtgatcaagactgtttttgatagtaaatatttgtaacaacattgatcactgttcactcccacaatgaattcaaaagtaataaaattttagtGATCAGTTTCCCGCgtggaaaatattagatacaggctcccagctagatgtcattttccttgacttccggaaggcgttcgatacagttccgcactgtcgcctgataaataaagtaagagcctacggaatatcagaccagctgtgttgctggattgaagagtttttagcaaacagaacacagcgtgttgttctcaatggagagacgtctacagacgttaaagtaacctctggcgtgccacaggggagtgttatgggaccattgcttttcacaatatatatgaatgacctagtagatagtgtcggaagttccatgcggcttttcgcggatgatgctgcagtatacagagaagttgcagcattagaaaattgcagcgaaatgcaggaagatctgcagcggataggcacttggtgcatggagtggcaactgacccttaacacagacaaatgtaatgtattgcgaatacatagaaagaaggatcctttattgtatgattatacgatagcggaacaaacagtggtagcagttacttctgtaaaatatctgggagtatgcgtacggaacgatttgaagtggaatgatcatataaaattaattgttggtaaggcgggtgccaggttgacattTATTGGGAGATCccttagaaaatgtattccatcaacaaaggaggtggcttacaaaacactcattcgacctatacttgagtatagctcatcagtgtgggatcctaccAGGTCGGGTGGACAagggagatggagaagatccaaagaagagcggcgcgtttcgtcacaggattatttggtaagcgttacggagatatttagcaaactcaagtggcagactctgcaagagaggcgctctgcatcgcggtgtagcttgctgtccaggtttcgagagggtgcgtttctggatgaggtatcgaatatattgcttccccctacttatacctcccgaggagatcacgaatgtaaaattagagagattcgagcgcgcacggaggctttccggcagtcgttcttcccgcgaaccatacgcggctggaacaggaaagggaggtaatgacaaaaaatggttcaaatggctctgagcactatgggactcaacttctgaggtcatcagtcccctagacttagaactacttaaacctaactagcctaaggacatcacacgcatctgtcaaattgacagaggagatagagaatatccaaagaagggtaggcacgattcgaacctgcgaccgtagcggtcgcgcggttccagactgtagcgcctagaaccgctcggccacccctgccggcgaggtaatgacagtggcacgtaaagtgccctccgccacacaccgttgggtgccttacggagtataaatgtaaatgtagatgtagacgtggaatACGAGATGACAACGCACAGTACTTTGAATTGTAGCGCGACTGGACCCTGTCAAATGGCTATGATATTTCCCTCCACATCCAGGTTTACGATTCGCGTAGCTCAGTAAATAACTGTGAAGCTAACAAAAAATGCACGGGAGAAATTGTGCTCTATCGAAAAATAGCTCCAACAGGGAACTTGCGTAACGCTGCATTGCGTGACACGTAGGTGTATCGGACTCGCGCTAGTGGGCAGCAGGTGTTGCTGCgacggaaggggaaagggaagtcgGCGCCGGCAGACGGGCACGGCGCTGCGAGACGTCCGACTCCCCCGCCGCCCGGCTATCCTCCTCCCCTTCCCCGCCAAACGGCAGCGCCGCGAGCGCAGCACGGGCTATTTTGACGGGAAGGTCACGACGGCGCGCCCGGTCTGCCGCCCCCCGCCACCCGTCTGGCACCGCCGGCCCAGGCGTCGCCGTGGAGGGGAGAGCTGCGCGCGCAACTGTCGGGCGCCGCTGGAGGGGGCAGTGGCGAGACCAGACGCCGGTCTGCCGCCGCGCCTCTCAGACATGTTTGCGACCGCGCCCGCGACGCAATGCGCGCCTGCGTCTCTCGCACGGCGATGAGTAGCGACAGTAGCAGCGAGGCCTGCCAGTGAGTGCTTCCGCGCGCCATGGAGgccgcagcagcggcggcggcgtcgtCGTCGCCCGCGCCCTGCTCCCCTCACCTGAAGAAAGTGCTGAAGACGTACCAGTTGAGCGCCGTCAAGAGCCTACACGGACCGAGCACGGTgctggcgtcggcggcggcggcggcggccaccgtgggcgacgacgacgacgacgaggacgacGACCGCCACCGGCGCAGGGGCGACGAAGAGGCGGCGTCGACGTCCTCCTCGGACGCCGGCGGATTCCGGGCGCCGCCACCGCTGCCCATCCAGCAACCGCCGCTGCTGACGGCGCCCGACCAGTCGTGCAGCGAGAGGTCCGAGACGGTGCTCGAGGGGGAGACGATCGCCTGCTTCGCCGTGGGCGGCGAGAAGCGGCTGTGCCTGCCGCAAGTGCTCAACTCGGTGCTGCGCGACTTCTCCCTGCAGCAGATCAACCAGGTGTGCGACGAGCTGCTCATCTTCTGCTCGCGCTGCACGCAGGACCAGCTGACGGAGCTGAAGGAGAGCGGCGTGCTGCCCGCGACGGCGCCGTCGTGCGGCCTCATCACCAAGACGGACGCGGAGCGGCTGTGCTCGGCGCTGCTGCACCGCGCCGGCCTGCCGCCGCCGCCCTGCATGCCCGACCTGCCCTCCATCAAGGTGTACCACGAGTGCTTCGGCAAGTGCAGCGGCATCTGCACGCCCGAACTGTACGCGCGCGGCAACGCCTACTGCATAGAGTGCGCAGAGTGCCACGGCATGTTCTCGCCGCAGCACTTCGTGTGCCACGCGCACCGCGCCCTCGAGAACCGCACCTGCCACTGGGGCTTCGACTCCAGCAACTGGACGCGCTACCTGCACGCGGCCGAGGACCAGGCCGAGCACGAGCGCCTCTCCAAGCTGCTGGACGCCTTCAAGGAGCAGGCGTCCAGCGGAccgcccccgcagccgccgccCGCCACCCTCAAGCGCAAACAGGTAAGCTGCCAGCCCGACCCGCACGTCCTGTTGTTTAGCAGCCGTCACTGTGCAATGAAACAGGCGTGCCGCCGACTGTACATTTGTGTAGCCACTGTCTGTAACTGCATTACAGTTTATACTGGTGTTTAAAATCCGTCTTCGCAACTACTAAAAACGCTTATACTTTACCGTACGTGatatgttttgtttattaaacGTAATGCGTGGTCTGGAatgcaacattatttacaattttggtTTGCTTTCTTGTTCGTTACAAAACAGATTGAAGTGTAATTTTTACGTACAGTCTTTTTGTGTAACTTTGTACGCACACCTGGTGTCGTCTGCATGTACATATTCTAGGTGTTTCTGCGTTGGGCACAAATGTTTTTGGGCTAATTTCACGTAGTCTTGCAGCAATACACATTTCTTGGCGTGAAACATGCCGCTGCTGCAAACCGATATGAAATTAAGCCAAATAATTTCTTGAAGGCTAGCCagaattgtaaataatgtttaaTTATATACCACTGACGATGTTCCAAATGAATAAAACGAAACGCTTACGGTAAAGTAAATTAAGTATGTAATGCCTTCAGATATGCTTGCACCTTCCTCCAGTTACGATGTAAACGCTTAATTGTCCTTTGTGCGTACTTCTTTTTGTTTGTGATTTTCTTGTTGTGCCACTCATATTAGTAGTTATCAGTGGGTTTTTCATCATCTATAAATAGaatgaatattgttgttgttgttgttgtggtcttcagtcctgagactggtttgatgctgctctccatgctactgtatcctgtacaagcttcttcatctcccagtaactactgcaacttacatccttctgaacctgcttagtgtattcatctcttggtcttgctTATAATGAATATACTAATCATTAGCTAATAATTGCATGTTTTATGTTGTTATTGCAGTTGTAACAGTAACTTAAGCTATTTAACAAGTATTGCTAGTATTAATACGCGTTGATGCTATCTACTCTAGTAATTAATGGCTCTTCTTACTTTGGATACTTCCTCAGCCGTTTTTTACCATTAAGTTCAATGAGCGAAAGATATTGCGTTAAAATTCATTTTATACAGCTATTAGTGTGGGCGCATGTAATAACCGTTGACCTATATTTAAGGCTTTTAACTAACGCGTTCTATGACTTTTAGTCAGTAGACTGCACTGTTAATTGTATTGCTCGCATGTAATAATTCTCTTAATGTTATGGTCCACCCAGGCAAGCTACGCACAGGTTCATTTATTTCTGTGGTTCAAGTGCTGTTTATCAGAAAGAATCGTACAACGTCCCATCGACTTAGAATTCCTGAGAGACTCAGCGCTAGCGCGGATGCTTGGATATGGGATAGAACCGTCTGGCGTGTTTTAAATTGCTATAATATCAGTAGCCCTTGCAACGGTTCGTTCAGTACACATATGCAAAAAACTTTCATTTCTCTGTTCATAGCCTTAATAATATTTACAGcatgagaaaatattttacttAACATAATAAATATGATAATATCATGTTAAGTTTTCCACCAGCCGAAAAAAGCATTCTGGACCGGGCCTACATTCCACAATTAAATTAGGAATCCGCAACATAGCTCAAGACGGCTAGATAAAGATTTGAACCTGACATTTCTCTAATAGCGGTTCATTATCTTGTCCGCTGCTGTACCTCCCATGTATTTGGAAGCTGAGTACCCTCCGTCGCCTAGCATTTGCGTTATATTCGCCTTTTTTATATGATGTTTGCAATAACATACAGAGCGATTTGTCTTGTTGTTACGTCTCTGAACTTCTACCCCCACAGAAGTGTATTACTATTGCGTGGTTATTGTTATACTTAGTGTCTTACGACAAAAGTTCTTTACATTTTCGATATCCTACAATTGCGAGGTTCTAACAGAAATGTTATGTACTACATAATGGTGTCGCGCCAGTGTCAGCCCACATCACGCGATCTGGGCTACAACGTTAACAGCTTCCTCACGAAGGAAGTCTCCTCATTGTTGTCGGCTACGTCCGTCGCACAAAAAGATTTCTGACTGTTGGTTCGGTGTTTCAAACACTTGTTATGAACAATGCTTCAATAGTTTCTGAGATAAGTGCTCAGCTATATCCACCGTATTCGGTGTTAGGAGCTTGCGGACTATGTACGGGGCAGATGAAATAGGCCCAATTTCAGAAAGAACGGAAGAGttccagtttcaaagaaaactAGTACTGGCGCATGCGACTAtcatcgaactatcagcttaataaatcaTTGTCGAAAAATGCTAACTggatttatttacagaagaatggaaaaacccgagagaagccgacctcaggaaagatcagtgtaggttccgaagaaatgttggaacatgctagGAAGTACTGTATATACGACTAATATTAGAAGAGATTCAAGAgagacaaacctacatttgtagcatttgcagGTTCAGAGAAAGTTTTTGTAGatagcagtgataaaatacagagAACGGAAGTTGatctacagttttcttaaaaaccaGACTTCAGTCGAAGGACATGGAAAAGAGGCGAAGTTGAGGAGGGGAGTCGtagagggttgtagcctttccaaCTTATTGTTCATCCCGTTCATTGaggacgcagtaaaggaaacagagaaATTTGGAGCTAATTAAATTTCAGGGTCAAGCAATAGGGACTTTCAAGTTCGCTAATGgtgttgcaattctgtcagagatggcaaaaggGCTTGGAAGATCAGTCGGACGAAATATATAGTGTCTTGAATATAAATTACAGTATGAACATCTACAAAAATGAAATAAGGATAATGGGAGTAGTGGAATTAAACCAGG encodes:
- the LOC124778009 gene encoding ski oncogene isoform X3, producing the protein MEAAAAAAASSSPAPCSPHLKKVLKTYQLSAVKSLHGPSTVLASAAAAAATVGDDDDDEDDDRHRRRGDEEAASTSSSDAGGFRAPPPLPIQQPPLLTAPDQSCSERSETVLEGETIACFAVGGEKRLCLPQVLNSVLRDFSLQQINQVCDELLIFCSRCTQDQLTELKESGVLPATAPSCGLITKTDAERLCSALLHRAGLPPPPCMPDLPSIKVYHECFGKCSGICTPELYARGNAYCIECAECHGMFSPQHFVCHAHRALENRTCHWGFDSSNWTRYLHAAEDQAEHERLSKLLDAFKEQASSGPPPQPPPATLKRKQVRVLFKPTSATEYGFDPVLAASGRLGKRHKPFWYEPLHHYKYKEAPALDACKEPSEAALKRVRLEPADCGAATAAAAPAVYAVYPEQLLWCDAWGPRIAFRPWPLPLAATAKHKAAALADSLPPVPAYLSHSPPVLLHPERVVPLSDSERFERSFQPNVALAPVVRPRHDDSKPDVKMEAVSDELHEKQSAIIVQPNPVPGHNLQLHYNPEIELSTDTDDSLSDAGRSRWSYGRNIKTGERVGRGWKQNSEVGLSSTENPDWWRQPCVSHNFSPTPH